In the Leptolyngbya sp. FACHB-261 genome, one interval contains:
- a CDS encoding PAS domain-containing protein, protein MESMKAAVLTAFGDAEKFEIQTVPIITPAQLPQICASVINDTTQRRQAEEALQRSEARFRAIFENSQVGIFRTRLSDGLILNANQRLANLLGFDSPEDAAPASFST, encoded by the coding sequence ATGGAATCTATGAAAGCAGCCGTATTAACTGCGTTTGGTGATGCTGAGAAGTTTGAGATTCAAACTGTTCCTATAATCACCCCTGCACAACTTCCTCAGATTTGTGCAAGTGTCATCAATGACACCACCCAGCGTAGGCAAGCAGAAGAGGCATTACAACGCAGTGAAGCCAGGTTCCGAGCTATCTTTGAAAACTCGCAGGTCGGCATCTTCCGCACCCGCCTCTCGGATGGATTAATTCTCAATGCCAATCAACGCCTTGCCAATCTGTTGGGCTTTGACTCACCAGAGGACGCTGCTCCCGCATCCTTCAGCACGTAA